The Cryptomeria japonica chromosome 9, Sugi_1.0, whole genome shotgun sequence DNA segment ACTGACTGGCCTTCCACCTCACGATTCCGGATTGCCAACTCACCGATTGAAGTGGGTGAGGGTCAAAGTTGGTCTTTGGGTCCACGTGGACCCCCGAAGTTAGGGTGCGGACGTATTGGCGCCTTTCCCCTAGTAGCAATTATAGAAAACTTTCGGATTTCagctttcttttgttgtctttgtatgcaacttcactgcttatagctattgttctaccTTCTTTGTAAGAATGACACAtgttgtgggatccattatgcatgcaagagtcaaaaagtggtcatttcaaagtgttgtctcatacctacttaaagatgccctagtaaccatgcactacaaccacctcaaaattTGAAATACTTAACACAAATGTCCCAATCTCCTCCATGGGTAtgaataaagttgcacaactcctccaaTTAAAGTCTACAAATTGTAACTATAAGAGGTACAAATAAGTGGCTATTAGTACATGTAAAATTTATCAATagacttttagttatcatttttttgaattttttttaagttaGTAATTGAAAAATTGAGTGAACAAGGAGTAAATCGTAATTGAAACATGGATGATAAGTGCACTTGCCCTAACCTAAACTTCTTTTCAATAGATTACCCAAAAAAAACACTTAAAATAAATCTTATAATGaatactttaattttatttattaattattcaaAATTTTCGTAACTTTTTTGTTGTGCTGTTTTTCCCTTATTATTACCATTTACCTTAACATACTTTAAAAAAGGATACAGTCGTCCATAAAATATGATGGCAACCAGGGGACAAAAAGTTCAAAGGTTGGGGCCCATAATCGAAATTAACGGCCCCTCAAAAGAATAAATGGTGGCAGTCTTTGATATGGAGCGTACCGCTAAAACAGCCACTCCACCGACTAGGCTATAATCTTAAATTAAATTTTACCAAAGTTAGAACGGTATATATACACTGTATTATTACTCTACATAGAAATAAATTGTGTGTATGCCGACGAAAATTCCAGTAGATACGTGTCATGCGATTAGCCATCGAAAATAGTGTTTAAACCCTGCTAAACCCGCAAATGGGATATACACAGTGTGTATCCGTATCTTCGGTGCCGTGTGGGCACATGCATGTGACCATCTTGTTGTTCGTACATATTCTTGCAGGAGACACCCATAAGGGTGTGAACGTGGAGCCCGAAGAACAGAGCGGGATTGACGGTATATATATTTATTGTATATATCAATGCACTGtgtgcatatatatgcatatgagGGCGTACGCCATTGGGTGGTTTCGTGGTTATAATTGGAATTGGCCGTTACTTTTGAGTTTTAATTTTTGTAATAGAGAGTAAAGTTCCGGCAATTGCAGGTAAGCTTTATTCTTGTGTTTACAAGAGGAATGAAAACTAGGTTTTGGTAGGATTTTTTGCTCTGTTTTTGGTTCGTTTCTTTCGGAGTTTTTTAGTGAATATGGATGGCGGTGTGATGGGAAAAAGTACAATGGATGGAGGGTCTGCAACACATTTTAAGGGGTGGAGGAAAAAATTTAGGGTGGATGGTCTGTGTGATTGGCTGGTTTTCATGGGAGGTGTTGTGTCAGCATTGTTTCTTGTGTGGGCTCTGTGGAGAGTTGGGTCTTCAAATTATACCATGGAGACTCTAAAAACAGAAGGCAATCCTGTAACTCACAAGTGCCAGGGGAGCAACAGTGGTGAGACCAGCTATAGTGGTGTCGGTGACTGGGACAAGGGACCTGAAAATTTTTACAATGATCCACAGGTCGGTTATACAATTGGGAAAACAATTAAGGGCTGGGATATGAAGAGAAAGATGTGGTTGGAGCAACACCCACATGCTAAAAATTATGCAAAGTCAAGAGTTTTATTAGTGACTGGCTCTCAAGCCACCCCCTGCAAGAACCCGATTGGAGATAATTTGTTGTTGAGGTCTTTCAAGAACAAAATGGATTACTGCAGGCGCCATGGGGTTGACATATTTTATAACACGGTGTTGTTGGAAGAGCATATGTATACTTTTTGGTCCAAGATCCCATTGGTGAGGGCAGCCATGGTGGCCCATCCCGAGGCAGAGTGGATCTGGTGGATGGACGCTGATGCAGTCATTACAGACATGGATTTTGAACTTCCACTTGAGAGCTATGAGAACTATAACATGGTGTTGCATGGTTGGAAGCATTTGGTCTATGAAAAGAGGAGTTGGACGAGCATAAATGCTGGAATTTTTCTGATGAGGAACTGTGAATGGTCCATGGAATTCATGGAGAGGTGGGCTAGTATGGGCCCACAAACCCCTCAATTTGATGCATCTAGTGAACTGCTCTCAGATACTCTGCCAGATAGAGCCTTTAAGGACTCTGATGATCAGTCTGCAATTGTGTATTTGCTGCTCAAGGAGAAGGAGAAATGGGGCGATAAGATATTTTTGGAGAATTTATATAATCTGAATGGGTATTGGGTTGAGATTGTGGGGAGCTACGAGGATATTGAAAATATCTACAAGGCTGCGGAGAAGGAGCATCCTATACTGAATCAGAGGCATGCGGAGAAAATGAGCAGGGAATATGCAGAGATGAGGAAGTTATATATGGGGTTTGATAAAAAGGCTGTTTCGATGGGGCAAGCTGAAATGAACAAGAGGAGGAGGCCATTTGTGACACATTTCGCAGGGTGTCAACCTTGTAGTGGAAATCACAACAAGATTTACAGTTCAGAGAATTGCTGGAAAGGAATGGAGAGAGCTTTAAATTTTGCGGACAATCAGGTGTTGAGAAATTATGGCTTCAAGCATGACAATCTTTCATCCAATCATGTAACGCCAATATCATCATTCTATATTCCATTTTAAATTAGCCCAAAACTTTACTACTTGTGTATTTCTGTAGATAGTAGAAATCATCATTGTTTTGTAAGGATTGAAGCCTTTTGGCAGGCCTACATATCTATCATTTTGATGGTACATTGTTCGCTTCTTTATTAGAAATTACTCATTTTCTAAACTCCTTCATGGTACTATTTTGAATGGTCATTAAGATTGCCAGAAGGACAAAGATGTAAGTAATATTCCAACAAATACGTTAAATGGTAATGACAGTTAGTTCAAGTGTTTTCTAATCTCTCGAATATTGTATTCGATTGCTCGcaaacatacaaatcaaatggatTTTACTTTTGGAGGAAAATTTTATTCCATATAAATTAATTTGCAGATAAGATTGTCTGTGTGTAATGTAGTACAAACGAATTAAATTATGTACCCTACCTGACATGCATTTTCTAAATTAAATGAAGTAAATGGAGATGGGCATCTAAAAGCCATAAAATTAATGGGAAGAACTCAGTAGATTTGTAAACAAATGTAGGATGATTTCAAAGATCTTGACAAGATCTAAATAATTTTACGGCCAAAACAAAAATCTTATCACCATTTTAAGTAAGGTATCTTCTTTGGTATAAATATATCATATCTTTGTATAAGCCTTATAGTTCAGAAGATCAGAATTTCGGGGCATTGTAACCATCATTGGAGCTCTATAATTTTTATGTTTAGACATACAGATTAAAATGCACTGAAATTGGAGAAACGAAGAATAGATCAGAGTATCTGCAGATGTGTCGGAAAAGACGTCCGCAAATAAAAGTAATGCGGTATCTCATCAAGGTGAAGGACAAGCTCCTTATCTGGTTCAAGCTTCAGTTTTTGGGAACTAAAAACCCCAAATGGCAGAAGATTAACCATATATGACATTTTTCATGAAGATTTTATCTCTTGAAAGGAAGAGAAGGAAATCTGAGAAACGTGAGAGCTTTAGTGTCTTCAGAAGTCAGTTATCCTTGTACTAGAGAGCATTGGATGCTGAAGTGCCCTCAGAATATTCATTGATATCTTTTCAAAACAGTTATATTTGAATACAGAGCAAGTCTTGTTCATCCAGAATTTCAGCGTTACAAGCTACAGCGAAGCATATATTATGTAGATATTGATGCTTTTCAAAATGCCAAGAGCCATGATGAatgaagagaaacaaaaagaatTGGGGTTTCAATCTACTGGGGATCTGGGACCTTTTATTATATGAATGTGTTTGTTAAACATGTCAAAGTGTCATGTGAGGATAAGAATAAAATCTTTATTGCCAGGTATGCAACACCAGAGAGTGTGTGACTTTGCATGTTGAATCCCTGAAACCCAAATGCACAGGGATTTGAAGACTTAAGAACTCATATACATGGAGTCTTGGGATTTGCAAAGCAACGCAAGCCTGTAAGGCTCGACGAATCATAAAAATAAAGATTTGGATGTATCTATGGGTAATTTCTAAGGAAACCAGTTGTTCTGGTCATATCTTTGTAAAAAGTTGCTCTGCTTTAGTTCCATAGAATGCAATAAATTGTTGTAGCGTGAAGTGAACAGTTATTTCTCTTGCAATACATTGTGTATGTCTAATATCAGAAAAGCATAAATGCTAAATAACTTGAAGCACCAAGATCTAATTTAGTTTTTATGAgaggaaaataatttaaaatatgaaCACTGAATAATATTGGAAATTCCAACTTCCTTGCTAAAATTCAGGTCCTTGTAA contains these protein-coding regions:
- the LOC131063261 gene encoding galactomannan galactosyltransferase 1, whose translation is MDGGVMGKSTMDGGSATHFKGWRKKFRVDGLCDWLVFMGGVVSALFLVWALWRVGSSNYTMETLKTEGNPVTHKCQGSNSGETSYSGVGDWDKGPENFYNDPQVGYTIGKTIKGWDMKRKMWLEQHPHAKNYAKSRVLLVTGSQATPCKNPIGDNLLLRSFKNKMDYCRRHGVDIFYNTVLLEEHMYTFWSKIPLVRAAMVAHPEAEWIWWMDADAVITDMDFELPLESYENYNMVLHGWKHLVYEKRSWTSINAGIFLMRNCEWSMEFMERWASMGPQTPQFDASSELLSDTLPDRAFKDSDDQSAIVYLLLKEKEKWGDKIFLENLYNLNGYWVEIVGSYEDIENIYKAAEKEHPILNQRHAEKMSREYAEMRKLYMGFDKKAVSMGQAEMNKRRRPFVTHFAGCQPCSGNHNKIYSSENCWKGMERALNFADNQVLRNYGFKHDNLSSNHVTPISSFYIPF